The Mucilaginibacter gracilis genomic interval TGGTGAATTCATTATAGTAAATTGAGCCACGGTGGTTATAGGTAAATGAACCGCTGGCAAACAGTTTATCTTTTATTAGAGGTTCTGAAAGGCTGACCGTATAACGCTGCTGTCCGTAATTACCGAAAGTCATTTCTGCATAACCGGACGGCGTGTTGCCAGGTTGCTTAGTGGTGATGTTCACCACCCCCCCCATAGGCGTTACGACCATATAAGGTTCCCTGCGGCCCGCGCAGGATCTCGATGCTTTGTACATCGTTGAACAAGGGCGGGGCAGAAAAATAATCAAACTGGTAAACACCATCCACATAAGTAGCGACGGCCTGCTCATTGGAAAAGCCCATCACTCCGCGAATGTTGAAGAAATTGGAACTGGTGCTGTTACCGTGCTCCACCACAAATAAATTCGGTGCGATTGCCGTCAGGTTCGTAATATCCCATAAACGGTACTCCTTGATCTGTTTGGCATCTAAAGAAGTGATCGCGGCCGGTATTTTCTGGATAGCCTCCTGGCGCTTTTCTGAGGATACTGTCACCTCATTTAATTGACTGCTGCTTTCAGTCAGCCTAAAATCGAGGGTCAGCACTTGCCCTTTTTTCAGTTCAAAGGATTTTAATTGCGAAGCATACCCTACTGCTGAAATACTGATGGTATAATTTCCACCCGCTAAATTGTTGATGCTATATCTACCCTGGTTGTCTGTTATATCGCCATAATTGGTATTCAATAATTTAACCGTTGTTTTAACAATGGCTTCTCCGCTGGTGGTTGTAACAACACCCTGTACTTTTGCTGATTGTGCAAATGAAGTGACAGTAAAGAAGCTTAATATGATCGTAAGTAGTTTTAAAGTTGTTTTCATGATTTGAAATAAGGTTAGTTGTTTACCGGCCTGAGCAATCCCATT includes:
- a CDS encoding carboxypeptidase-like regulatory domain-containing protein produces the protein MKTTLKLLTIILSFFTVTSFAQSAKVQGVVTTTSGEAIVKTTVKLLNTNYGDITDNQGRYSINNLAGGNYTISISAVGYASQLKSFELKKGQVLTLDFRLTESSSQLNEVTVSSEKRQEAIQKIPAAITSLDAKQIKEYRLWDITNLTAIAPNLFVVEHGNSTSSNFFNIRGVMGFSNEQAVATYVDGVYQFDYFSAPPLFNDVQSIEILRGPQGTLYGRNAYGGGGEHHH